The genomic window GCGGTGAGATAACAAAGCTCCTGAGAATGTTTTTGGAATATGCATTAGTTCATGAATTAAGGTTTTAACTTTGTCACGGTCGGATAATTTATCAAATCTTTTGGCATTGACTTCGATAATATAGTTTGGCTCGATTCCGACTACCTCATGAAATATCTTTGCCATTCCCCAGATTCTCGCTACCGCTCTGGTTTTAGCATCAAAACTGCGGATGCAGTGGATTTGGTTTGGTTTAATGTGGGTAAATTTTAATTCTTTTATCAAAACCCTGATCTGCCTTTTTATCTCCGGAGCTTTTTTATACTGCACCCAATCATTCTAACAAAAAATATTTTTCTTAGCATCTTTACATTTATACACAGACGTGAGATAATTACCATTAAATGATAGTTACTCTAAAAGAAAGACTAATTATTGAAAAGCAGATTCCAATACAAGCAATAAATACAGAACCAAAAGAAAAAAGGTTAACAATAGACCCTTTTTCTTTACCTCCGATTAGAGATGTGTTTGAACCGCTTATTAGTGTAGAAACAGTCAGATTTAATCCTTTTAATGGCGAAGTTTTTGTTCTTGGGCAAAAAAATGAACAAAACCAGACAGAAATTGACAACCTTGATCCGAAAAAACAAAGTTTTTGGTTGAACTATTCCCGTTTAGATGATGCCTGCTCTGCTTGTAAGGGATTTTACACTGAGCGAGGCAGGTCGGGTTTAGTTGAAAACACTGAAGAGGTAATTGATTCTGTTATTGGCAACCTTCCTCAGTTATCAGAAGCGAAGCTTAATGAATCAATAGTTTTAGAGTTAATTACAGATATTCACTCAAAACTATTATCAAAAGGGATAATTTTTGAAGGGGAGAATTACGAGTATTTTAGACGAGCTCTTTATTATTTTCGAGGGATTAGAAGGTGGCATTACTCTGAAGAGGAAAAAAGTCACGATTGGTAGCAGCTTTCCTAAACATTGTTAATGATCTGATTGGAGAAAAAGGAAAAGATCCGGAAGACTATTCACCGACTTTAGTAAATCTTTAACCGATCCAGAACTTATCCAGCCTCATGACTATAATTTACAACAATTAAAAGAAAGACTGTTAGGATCCTTTAATAAATATTTTCGTTTTCCAATTTTCAGGTGCGCTCCTGTTAAACAATCTGCAGAAGAAATAAAAAAATCCTGTTTGAAAATAATTAAGCTAATAGATACTTTTAGCGATTATTATCCAGGGCGTGTAGTCGACGAAGTAAAAAAAATAACAAGATTAACTTAAAACAAACCCTTAAAATTGTCTTCCTTAAACCCATTTTTCAAAAGCATTTTTAGAGCTTTTTCTTTAGTTTTATAGATTTTTAAGAAAGCTTTATAAGTTTCTTTTAATTCATAAGGGTAGATGATCCAGTCATCGATGATTTTTAAATAAAAGTCAGGTCTTGGTTTGATATAGGTTCTAATAATCGGAGCTAAAGTGTAGTATTTTTTTATCTTTAACGTCCGTAAATATTCTTTTACTTTAGCAAAAGT from Candidatus Gracilibacteria bacterium includes these protein-coding regions:
- a CDS encoding metallopeptidase, yielding MIKELKFTHIKPNQIHCIRSFDAKTRAVARIWGMAKIFHEVVGIEPNYIIEVNAKRFDKLSDRDKVKTLIHELMHIPKTFSGALLSHRGRYYEISDREVEKILKNIF